In Flavobacterium sp. 83, the genomic window TTGCTTTTATGTTTATCATAATAGACTTTCAGGTTATTTTGCGTTTTCTCCACTTCGGTTGGTAATGAAGATTGTGCCCAAATTTGTCCATGAGGATGTGGGTTACTACAACCCATAACACTTCCTTTATTTTCAAAAATTTGAACGTGATTAATGTAATCAACATTCCCCAAAGCGATATATTCTTTTTGCCAAGTATGAATGATGTTTTCTATAGCGTCAACTGACATTTCAGGCAAAGTCAAGTTGTGTTTTGGTGAAAAACAAACCACTCTAGAAATTCCTCTTTCTGGCTGTGCTTTGAAAAAAGTTTCGTTTTTATTTTCTTCAAATGCAATTTCTTCCTGCTTTAACGCCGCAAAATCATTTTCAAAAACAAATGCATTTTCATATGCCGGATTTACTTCTCCATTAGCTCTAACATTTCCCGGACACAAATAACAAGTTGGATCATATTCTGGTAAAGAATGGGAGCTTACAGTTTCATTTTGTCCCTGCCAAGGTCTTTTAGAACGATGTGGAGAGACCAAAACCCATTCGTTAATTAATGGATTATAGCGTCTGTGCGGATCTTCGTTGATATCAAATTTTTTCATCCTAGTTGTTGTTATAAAGTGATGTACCGTTTCCGATTTTAACATCATAAATTTTTAATTCTATTCCAAAAGCGTCAAAATAAAGTGCCGATAGTTTCTTTTTAATCTCCTCTTCATTCCCTTTTTTAATCAAGTTGATTGTGCAGCCACCAAAGCCACCACCCATTAATCGGGAACCAACTACCGCTTCTTCTCCTTTGAGAATATCAACAATCATGTCTAATTCATCGCAACTTACTTCATAATCTTTAGACAATCCTTCATGTGTTTCAAACATTAATTTCCCTAGAGCTTCAATTTCCCCGTTATCTAATGCTTCACAGGCTAGTTTTACTCTGTTGATTTCTTTTACAACAAAAAGACTTCTTTTAAAAACATTAGCACTCATTACATTTTGTAATCCTAAAATATGTTGCTCTGTACAATCTCTAAAACTAGTAATCTCCGGAAAATTCTCTTTCACAATGGCAATACCCTCTTCACACTGTTCCCTTCTTTCATTATAAGCCGATGTCATTAAGGAATGCTTTACATTCGAATCAAATAAAATTAATGAATAATCATTAAAATTAGCGTTATGGTATTCATATTCCAATGTTTTGCAATCAATTTTTATGACTTTATTTTCTAAACCCATCACACTAGAAAATTGATCCATAATTCCACAATTGATTCCAACCCAATGTTCAGCGCTTTGTCCCATCAATGCAATATCAACTGGTTTTATTTTCAAATTAAAAAGTTCATTTAGACCAAATAAAAAGCCACATTCTAAAGCTGCAGAAGATGACAAACCAGAACCAACAGGAATATTACTGCTAAAAACACAGTTGAAACCTTCAAAATCAAAACCTTTTAATTTCAATTGATTCATAACTCCTCTCACATAATTTGTCCACACATTATCGGTCAATCCTATTGGATCTGCAAGGTTAATTTCGAACTCATCATTAAGATCAATCGCAATTATTCTTGATTGATTCGAATTGTTTTTCTCGAAAGCAAAACAAATGATTTTGTCAATGGCAGCTGGCAAAACATACCCATCATTATAATCAATATGTTCCCCAATAATATTAATTCTTCCGGGAGAAAGCACAATTTTTTGTGGTTCAGTCCCAAAAGTCTCTTTAAAAAAATTGGTTGTGTTTTTAATTAAAATATCATTCATAATTTTGAAATTATTATTTTTAAATTTTTAAAGTATTCCATTTCCAAACTTTACTCGACGCTTAAACATCAATTTCCTTTAAGATCTTTTTATATCAAAAGCGTAGTTGAGCTATCTCGTTCAGCTTTATTTTTATTTAGTAGATGCTAAAGTTAATTTACCGCTCTTAAGCCCAGCTCCATTTACTTCAAGTTTTACATCACCAGCAGTAGTTGTAGATTTTACAAGCACTACTAACTTTCCGCTAAAAAGTTTCATGGTATCTTTATGAAACATTTCAAGTGAAGTGGCATCACCATTGCAGGCAGCTCTGTAAGTACCCGCTCCTGTAACCTTAAATTTTAATTGGTTAGTCGCCGTTGGGCAAGGAATTCCATTTTTATCAACTACAGATATGGTTACGAAAGATATATCCTCGCCATCGGCAGAGATAGTTTTCCTGTCTGCTTCTAAAACAATTTGATAAGGCTTTCCTGCAGTTTTTACTTCTTGTTCAGCAACAGCTTTACCATTGTCATCATAAGCCACCACTTTTACCGTTCCTGGCTCATATTTCACATCCATCCACATTAGACGATAGCGATTCTGAGGTGTGTTTTTATTCTTTTTCTGCACGCCCATGCTTTTTCCATTAATGAAAAGTTCAGCACTGTTGTAGTTCGTATATACAAAAACCGGAGTTATCTCTCCTTCACGGCCTTCCCAGTTCCAATGCGGCAGGATATGAAGAGTAGATTCTTTCGTATTCCAACGGCTTCTGTATAAATAATAGCGGTCTTTTGGCAAACCCGCTAAATCGTTGATTCCAAAATAAGAACTTCTAGATGGCCAACTTTCATCATAAGGAGTTGGTTCGCCTAAATAATCAAAACCAGTCCAAACAAACTCTCCAATTACCCAAGGTTTATCATCCTGAAGTACAAAATCTTCATCAGGCACATTAGACCAGCTACAGGCTTCCAAATCATAAGATGAAGATTGAAAATCAAGGTATTGCTTCATTTTTTCCTGAACCACAGGGAATTTATAAATCCCTCGAGAGCTAACCGTTGATGCGGTTTCGGAACCTAAAATAAATCCTTGCGGAAATTTTGCAAATGCTTCATCGTATAAATGCACGCGATAATTCAATCCCGGAACATCCAACAAAGCTCCAAAACCTGATTCCATAGTTGCTTTCACTTGATCCATACCAACAGTTACCGGACGTGTTGGATCTTCTCTATGAAATAGTTCCTGCAACCATTTAGCACGTTTTACACCCGCTTCTCCCCATTGATCCGGCACTTCATTTCCAGCACTCCACATCACAATAGAAGGATGATTTCTTGTTGCCTGA contains:
- a CDS encoding UDP-glucose--hexose-1-phosphate uridylyltransferase; amino-acid sequence: MKKFDINEDPHRRYNPLINEWVLVSPHRSKRPWQGQNETVSSHSLPEYDPTCYLCPGNVRANGEVNPAYENAFVFENDFAALKQEEIAFEENKNETFFKAQPERGISRVVCFSPKHNLTLPEMSVDAIENIIHTWQKEYIALGNVDYINHVQIFENKGSVMGCSNPHPHGQIWAQSSLPTEVEKTQNNLKVYYDKHKSNLLQDYLQEELKLNERIVIENDHFVALVPFWAIWPYETMIISKRHLTKITDFTEDEVSDFALTLKQLTIKYDNLFETSFPYSSGIHQSPTDGELHPEWQFHMHFYPPLLRSATVKKFMVGYEMMGESQRDITPEKSASVLKEQNDVHYKNSL
- the galK gene encoding galactokinase is translated as MNDILIKNTTNFFKETFGTEPQKIVLSPGRINIIGEHIDYNDGYVLPAAIDKIICFAFEKNNSNQSRIIAIDLNDEFEINLADPIGLTDNVWTNYVRGVMNQLKLKGFDFEGFNCVFSSNIPVGSGLSSSAALECGFLFGLNELFNLKIKPVDIALMGQSAEHWVGINCGIMDQFSSVMGLENKVIKIDCKTLEYEYHNANFNDYSLILFDSNVKHSLMTSAYNERREQCEEGIAIVKENFPEITSFRDCTEQHILGLQNVMSANVFKRSLFVVKEINRVKLACEALDNGEIEALGKLMFETHEGLSKDYEVSCDELDMIVDILKGEEAVVGSRLMGGGFGGCTINLIKKGNEEEIKKKLSALYFDAFGIELKIYDVKIGNGTSLYNNN